One part of the Cyclobacteriaceae bacterium genome encodes these proteins:
- a CDS encoding GAF domain-containing protein: METKKLTAADRKEIFESIKKKSDGTMTIALAAYFIFGIFLSFFYDTYLVAFGVGGLSLAAYFITKAVLPNSNLYQYVLGGVLAVFAAQFIYQMHGLFEMHFFVFVGSTLLITYQNWRLQLPLIILVVVHHASFAYLQYLGNKEIYFTQLDYMDLQTFMFHGALAAVIVAICGYWAYDLEKKTISEYANKTALEGQLKNVTNNIAFAEQISSGNLTVEYNLTDSGDELGKALVKMRENLLAANTKEQQEKFITIGITQVGDVIRNNADSLQNLADDFIRTVVKYMGMNQGGLFLVESEGSEQYLNLTACYAYERKKYLSKRVEVGQGLVGQCFLEKDIIYMTKVPQNYVQITSGLGEATPGCIVIVPVMTSDEIVGVMELASFKPLEKYQIDFLKKVAENIASSIVSSRVTERVKKLLAESQQQTEEMRAQEEEMRQNMEELQATQEEMRRKEVHVRKVLEEEQAKAERTRESRNVLLKLTKDEDVQLGNWDTALEKITSSISKFLGVTRTSIWTYHEDRHSIISEKLYVKAGNKFESGVELFGKDFPRYFKAVLAEENIVAENAHTHPATSEFSEIYLKPLNIESMLDVPIFNQGKILGVICCEHQHEQKKWTDEDADFLRSCADLITVVFKSKQLNSLSKSLSVN, translated from the coding sequence ATGGAAACAAAAAAATTAACGGCAGCCGACCGGAAAGAGATCTTTGAATCGATCAAGAAAAAATCGGATGGAACGATGACTATTGCGCTGGCCGCGTATTTTATTTTCGGTATTTTCCTTTCATTCTTTTACGATACATACCTGGTAGCTTTTGGCGTGGGCGGGTTAAGTTTAGCTGCCTATTTTATTACCAAAGCGGTATTGCCCAATAGTAACTTGTATCAATATGTACTGGGTGGCGTGCTGGCTGTGTTTGCGGCACAGTTTATTTACCAGATGCATGGATTATTTGAGATGCACTTTTTTGTTTTTGTAGGGTCAACCTTGCTCATCACCTACCAGAACTGGCGCCTTCAATTACCGCTCATTATTCTTGTGGTAGTCCATCATGCTTCGTTTGCTTATTTACAATACCTGGGCAACAAGGAGATTTACTTCACCCAACTTGACTACATGGACTTACAAACCTTCATGTTCCACGGTGCACTGGCTGCGGTTATTGTTGCCATCTGTGGTTATTGGGCTTACGACCTTGAGAAAAAAACCATTTCTGAGTATGCCAATAAAACGGCACTTGAAGGGCAGCTTAAAAACGTTACCAATAATATTGCTTTTGCCGAACAGATCAGTTCAGGGAACTTAACCGTTGAATACAACCTGACCGATAGTGGTGATGAACTTGGCAAAGCCCTTGTTAAGATGCGGGAAAACCTGTTGGCTGCAAACACCAAAGAACAGCAGGAGAAATTTATAACCATTGGTATTACCCAGGTAGGCGATGTTATCCGCAATAACGCTGATTCACTTCAGAACCTTGCTGATGATTTTATACGCACGGTTGTAAAATATATGGGCATGAACCAGGGCGGATTGTTTTTGGTGGAATCAGAAGGAAGTGAACAATACCTGAACCTAACGGCCTGCTATGCTTACGAGCGTAAAAAGTATTTAAGCAAGCGTGTTGAGGTAGGCCAGGGACTGGTTGGCCAATGTTTCCTGGAAAAGGATATCATTTACATGACCAAGGTGCCTCAAAATTATGTTCAGATTACATCCGGATTAGGGGAAGCCACACCGGGCTGTATTGTTATTGTGCCCGTAATGACCAGCGATGAAATTGTTGGTGTGATGGAGTTGGCATCCTTTAAGCCGCTGGAGAAATACCAGATAGATTTCCTGAAAAAAGTTGCCGAAAACATTGCTTCATCGATTGTTTCATCGCGTGTCACCGAACGTGTAAAAAAATTGTTGGCAGAATCGCAGCAACAAACTGAAGAGATGCGCGCCCAGGAGGAGGAGATGCGCCAAAATATGGAAGAGTTGCAGGCTACGCAGGAAGAAATGCGCAGAAAGGAAGTTCACGTGCGAAAGGTCTTGGAAGAGGAACAGGCAAAGGCAGAACGCACCCGCGAAAGCAGGAATGTTTTGTTAAAGCTAACAAAAGATGAAGATGTTCAACTTGGCAACTGGGATACAGCCCTCGAGAAAATAACTTCCTCCATCAGCAAATTTTTAGGTGTTACCCGTACCAGCATTTGGACTTACCATGAAGATAGGCATTCGATTATAAGTGAAAAGCTGTACGTGAAAGCAGGGAACAAATTTGAATCAGGCGTGGAACTTTTTGGAAAGGATTTTCCTCGCTATTTCAAAGCAGTGCTGGCAGAGGAAAACATTGTGGCTGAAAATGCGCATACGCACCCGGCTACCAGCGAATTTTCGGAGATCTATCTAAAGCCATTGAACATTGAGTCTATGCTGGATGTGCCCATTTTCAATCAGGGTAAAATTTTAGGTGTTATCTGCTGTGAACACCAGCATGAACAAAAGAAATGGACGGATGAAGATGCAGATTTTCTGCGCAGTTGTGCCGACTTGATTACGGTTGTGTTTAAATCAAAGCAATTAAACAGCTTAAGTAAGTCATTGTCTGTTAACTAA
- a CDS encoding redoxin domain-containing protein, whose translation MRYTLSIFALLVCFGGIVAIFWYQELKYSLPTPVPANYKAIPVGHAVQDVKLVSALPEGPLFLHFYNPDCPCSRFNANHLKSLIRMYQDSVQLFIVVPSTKAKKKAISEFGKHLEYIIDEHQKIASAYGVYATPQAVLVDREGKLFYRGNYNKSRYCTAKASNYAELALVALLNNQRPPVFDFYATQAYGCELPELNELSKLNFF comes from the coding sequence ATGCGCTACACCCTCTCCATATTCGCATTATTGGTTTGCTTTGGTGGCATTGTTGCCATTTTTTGGTACCAGGAATTAAAATATAGCCTGCCAACACCTGTTCCGGCCAATTATAAGGCTATTCCTGTTGGTCATGCGGTACAGGATGTAAAGCTTGTGTCAGCGCTCCCTGAAGGCCCGTTGTTTTTACACTTTTATAACCCTGATTGTCCCTGTTCAAGGTTTAACGCCAATCATTTGAAGTCACTGATCAGAATGTACCAGGACAGCGTTCAATTATTCATCGTTGTTCCTTCCACGAAGGCAAAGAAAAAGGCGATTAGTGAATTCGGTAAACACCTGGAGTACATTATTGACGAACATCAGAAAATTGCATCTGCCTATGGTGTGTACGCCACGCCACAGGCGGTGTTGGTGGATCGCGAAGGAAAATTATTTTACCGGGGGAATTACAACAAATCAAGATATTGTACAGCTAAGGCATCGAACTATGCTGAGCTTGCCCTAGTCGCACTATTAAATAATCAACGCCCACCGGTTTTTGATTTTTATGCCACTCAGGCATATGGTTGTGAACTGCCGGAGCTTAATGAATTATCAAAATTGAATTTTTTCTAA